In Oreochromis aureus strain Israel breed Guangdong linkage group 20, ZZ_aureus, whole genome shotgun sequence, the following are encoded in one genomic region:
- the LOC116325801 gene encoding uncharacterized protein LOC116325801 isoform X1, giving the protein MDSSPVLRQQSQNKIRSDFMRMKNEQNKKVADPKPSKPMSASHLSNKDIENKDPGSSAIGKKAPLRAGISRLPVLAKSLHLQTPSDFSQSHCKWEEKPLARKAPKKKPLTRPVPFNLSQPKSTRTAAENQPLADPKLRTHANTKLSKHPTALTGNKDSTKAAGKPLGKTTEDASHLSGPTGPSSTFQISSLSTAMSSLPDSAATSAQPAPSAEVCLNSMNLLSLKDHSKTAHASRTTQCNSSKGEKGENFQPDHAALLSILRNEGVGVTGPAPTTPQSKPYNYLPQRVSVMKSRQKAGPPAGSVKSVQFSPDPAALQSILQNEGVKAGGPVGTTPRSSVCPPSRATSIYTAQRVPVRKNRPEATAVPATASAALKETPLNKWTPQRVRNTRHQPLSAMKWHQSPYGTPGFKSCKTNLQPRQEEVVQRLFDEEGEQSANVTEKDCEQRPVQASASKSHCDKEEEKSRTNDDDEEEEEEKLVGEQMFLQAQHRESVIFFSTGKKLFRVPRLEKLGDSALQDQCAPVSPEERKGLPVHSEVPAVPEPSCKINPSVQRPHRDLVGQKTCSVSSAVMMLRKRFPPLEELRLDEEVATYTSASVQAPPGFAPLRPSCGNPLASILHFEESTRFVPIGSDLSSGPPSPLQDS; this is encoded by the exons ATGGACTCTTCTCCAGTCCTTCGTCAACAGAGTCAGAATAAAATCCGCAGTGACTTTATGAG aatgAAGAATGAACAAAACAAGAAGGTAGCAGACCCAAAGCCTTCCAAACCCATGTCAGCATCTCACCTTTCCAACAAAGATATTGAGAACAAAGATCCAGGAAGCTCAGCCATCGGTAAGAAGGCACCTCTGCGAGCAGGTATAAGCAGGCTTCCGGTGCTTGCAAAGTCCCTCCATCTTCAGACTCCCTCAGACTTCAGTCAGTCCCACTGCAAGTGGGAGGAGAAACCTCTGGCT CGAAAAGCGCCGAAGAAAAAGCCACTCACTCGGCCTGTACCTTTTAACCTGTCACAgcccaaaagcacaagaacGGCTGCTGAAAACCAACCTCTGGCTGACCCAAAGCTTAGGACTCATGCAAACACAAAACTGTCTAAACATCCAACCGCTTTAACTGGCAACAAGGACTCAACCAAAGCTGCAGGGAAGCCTCTCGGAAAGACAACAGAAGATGCTTCCCACCTGTCGGGACCAACTGGGCCTTCCAGCACATTTCAGATTTCATCTTTGTCCACCGCTATGTCATCCCTTCCTGATAGTGCTGCTACTTCTGCACAGCCTGCTCCCAGTGCAGAGGTCTGTTTGAATAGCATGAACCTGCTCAGTCTAAAAGACCATTCAAAAACTGCACATGCTAGTCGGACCACACAGTGCAATTCTTCAAAAGGTG AAAAGGGGGAGAACTTCCAGCCTGACCATGCGGCTTTGCTTAGCATCCTCCGGAACGAAGGAGTGGGCGTCACAGGTCCGGCGCCTACGACTCCACAGTCCAAACCGTACAACTATTTA CCCCAGCGAGTGTCCGTCATGAAGAGCCGGCAGAAAGCTGGACCCCCTGCAG GATCAGTGAAGTCTGTGCAGTTCTCTCCAGACCCCGCTGCACTGCAAAGCATCCTCCAGAACGAGGGAGTGAAAGCTGGAGGGCCCGTGGGCACAACACCCCGAAGTTCAGTCTGTCCACCAAGCAGGGCGACTTCAATCTACACA GCTCAGAGAGTGCCGGTTAGAAAAAATCGTCCAGAGGCGACTGCTGTGCCAGCAA cagcatcagcagcactCAAAGAGACGCCGTTGAACAAATGGACCCCACAGAGAGTCCGCAACACCAGACATCAGCCCCTGTCTGCTATG AAATGGCATCAGTCGCCGTACGGCACTCCTGGATTCAAGAGTTGCAAAACCAACCTTCAGCCCCGCCAGGAG GAGGTGGTCCAGAGACTGTTTGATGAAGAGGGCGAGCAGAGCGCAAATGTGACAGAAAAAGATTGCGAGCAGCGACCAGTTCAAGCCTCAGCT AGTAAATCTCACTGTgacaaagaggaggagaagagcaGGACCaacgatgatgatgaggaggaggaggaggagaagttaGTGGGAGAACAGATGTTCTTGCAGGCCCAGCACAGAGAGTCTGTTATCTTTTTCTCAACGGGCAAAAAGTTGTTCAGAGTGCCACGTTTAGAGAAGCTGGGGGACTCTGCTCTGCAGGATCAGTGCGCTCCAGTTTCACCAGAAGAGAGAAAGGGGCTGCCAGTGCACAGCGAGGtgccagctgtgccagaacCGAGCTGTAAGATCAACCCTTCTGTTCAGCGCCCACACAGAG ATCTCGTTGGTCAGAAGACTTGCTCTGTGAGTTCTGCAGTGATGATGTTGCGCAAGCGTTTTCCTCCTCTGGAGGAGCTGCGTTTGGACGAGGAGGTGGCCACCTACACATCAGCGTCTGTCCAGGCTCCTCCTGGGTTTGCCCCCCTTCGACCTTCCTGTGGAAACCCTCTGGCCTCCATTTTGCACTTCGAAGAGTCCACT agatTTGTCCCAATTGGCTCCGATCTGTCATCTGGTCCTCCTTCTCCACTGCAGGACAGTTGA
- the LOC116325801 gene encoding uncharacterized protein LOC116325801 isoform X2 produces MDSSPVLRQQSQNKIRSDFMRMKNEQNKKVADPKPSKPMSASHLSNKDIENKDPGSSAIGKKAPLRAGISRLPVLAKSLHLQTPSDFSQSHCKWEEKPLARKAPKKKPLTRPVPFNLSQPKSTRTAAENQPLADPKLRTHANTKLSKHPTALTGNKDSTKAAGKPLGKTTEDASHLSGPTGPSSTFQISSLSTAMSSLPDSAATSAQPAPSAEVCLNSMNLLSLKDHSKTAHASRTTQCNSSKEKGENFQPDHAALLSILRNEGVGVTGPAPTTPQSKPYNYLPQRVSVMKSRQKAGPPAGSVKSVQFSPDPAALQSILQNEGVKAGGPVGTTPRSSVCPPSRATSIYTAQRVPVRKNRPEATAVPATASAALKETPLNKWTPQRVRNTRHQPLSAMKWHQSPYGTPGFKSCKTNLQPRQEEVVQRLFDEEGEQSANVTEKDCEQRPVQASASKSHCDKEEEKSRTNDDDEEEEEEKLVGEQMFLQAQHRESVIFFSTGKKLFRVPRLEKLGDSALQDQCAPVSPEERKGLPVHSEVPAVPEPSCKINPSVQRPHRDLVGQKTCSVSSAVMMLRKRFPPLEELRLDEEVATYTSASVQAPPGFAPLRPSCGNPLASILHFEESTRFVPIGSDLSSGPPSPLQDS; encoded by the exons ATGGACTCTTCTCCAGTCCTTCGTCAACAGAGTCAGAATAAAATCCGCAGTGACTTTATGAG aatgAAGAATGAACAAAACAAGAAGGTAGCAGACCCAAAGCCTTCCAAACCCATGTCAGCATCTCACCTTTCCAACAAAGATATTGAGAACAAAGATCCAGGAAGCTCAGCCATCGGTAAGAAGGCACCTCTGCGAGCAGGTATAAGCAGGCTTCCGGTGCTTGCAAAGTCCCTCCATCTTCAGACTCCCTCAGACTTCAGTCAGTCCCACTGCAAGTGGGAGGAGAAACCTCTGGCT CGAAAAGCGCCGAAGAAAAAGCCACTCACTCGGCCTGTACCTTTTAACCTGTCACAgcccaaaagcacaagaacGGCTGCTGAAAACCAACCTCTGGCTGACCCAAAGCTTAGGACTCATGCAAACACAAAACTGTCTAAACATCCAACCGCTTTAACTGGCAACAAGGACTCAACCAAAGCTGCAGGGAAGCCTCTCGGAAAGACAACAGAAGATGCTTCCCACCTGTCGGGACCAACTGGGCCTTCCAGCACATTTCAGATTTCATCTTTGTCCACCGCTATGTCATCCCTTCCTGATAGTGCTGCTACTTCTGCACAGCCTGCTCCCAGTGCAGAGGTCTGTTTGAATAGCATGAACCTGCTCAGTCTAAAAGACCATTCAAAAACTGCACATGCTAGTCGGACCACACAGTGCAATTCTTCAAAAG AAAAGGGGGAGAACTTCCAGCCTGACCATGCGGCTTTGCTTAGCATCCTCCGGAACGAAGGAGTGGGCGTCACAGGTCCGGCGCCTACGACTCCACAGTCCAAACCGTACAACTATTTA CCCCAGCGAGTGTCCGTCATGAAGAGCCGGCAGAAAGCTGGACCCCCTGCAG GATCAGTGAAGTCTGTGCAGTTCTCTCCAGACCCCGCTGCACTGCAAAGCATCCTCCAGAACGAGGGAGTGAAAGCTGGAGGGCCCGTGGGCACAACACCCCGAAGTTCAGTCTGTCCACCAAGCAGGGCGACTTCAATCTACACA GCTCAGAGAGTGCCGGTTAGAAAAAATCGTCCAGAGGCGACTGCTGTGCCAGCAA cagcatcagcagcactCAAAGAGACGCCGTTGAACAAATGGACCCCACAGAGAGTCCGCAACACCAGACATCAGCCCCTGTCTGCTATG AAATGGCATCAGTCGCCGTACGGCACTCCTGGATTCAAGAGTTGCAAAACCAACCTTCAGCCCCGCCAGGAG GAGGTGGTCCAGAGACTGTTTGATGAAGAGGGCGAGCAGAGCGCAAATGTGACAGAAAAAGATTGCGAGCAGCGACCAGTTCAAGCCTCAGCT AGTAAATCTCACTGTgacaaagaggaggagaagagcaGGACCaacgatgatgatgaggaggaggaggaggagaagttaGTGGGAGAACAGATGTTCTTGCAGGCCCAGCACAGAGAGTCTGTTATCTTTTTCTCAACGGGCAAAAAGTTGTTCAGAGTGCCACGTTTAGAGAAGCTGGGGGACTCTGCTCTGCAGGATCAGTGCGCTCCAGTTTCACCAGAAGAGAGAAAGGGGCTGCCAGTGCACAGCGAGGtgccagctgtgccagaacCGAGCTGTAAGATCAACCCTTCTGTTCAGCGCCCACACAGAG ATCTCGTTGGTCAGAAGACTTGCTCTGTGAGTTCTGCAGTGATGATGTTGCGCAAGCGTTTTCCTCCTCTGGAGGAGCTGCGTTTGGACGAGGAGGTGGCCACCTACACATCAGCGTCTGTCCAGGCTCCTCCTGGGTTTGCCCCCCTTCGACCTTCCTGTGGAAACCCTCTGGCCTCCATTTTGCACTTCGAAGAGTCCACT agatTTGTCCCAATTGGCTCCGATCTGTCATCTGGTCCTCCTTCTCCACTGCAGGACAGTTGA